The DNA region GCCGACGTCCGGACGCCCGACCGCGGGTGATGTCGCCCGCGCGGCAGCCGACCGGGGCAGCCGGACGGCGGTCGACTGCGCGGCGCTCATGCGATCCGCCGGAGCGTGTGCTGGCGCAGGTGGTCCGGCGTCGGTCGCAGCCGCTGGGCGGCACGCAGCCGGACCGAGGCGGACCGGGGGTTGGCCGCGAGCTCCGCCTCGTCCGCCTGCTCAGCACCGCGGGTGAGCAGCGTCAGGAACGGCCGGTGGGTCTCCGGCTCGACCGGCAGACCGACGGGTGCGCTCGACGTCGCCCCGCGGGCCAGCGCGCGCTTGACGAGCCGGTCCTCGAGCGACTGGTACGACATGACGACGATGCGCCCGCCGACGGCAAGGGTCTCGATCGCGGCCGGCAGCGTCCGCTCGAGCACCCCGAGCTCGCCGTTGACCTCGATCCGCAGGGCCTGGAAGGTGCGCTTGGCAGGGTTGCCACCGGTCGTCCGGGCCACGGCGGGGATCGCCGCCCGGACGATCTGCACGAGCTCGCCGGTCCGGCTCAACGGTGCCGTGGCCCGTTGCGCGACGATGATCCGGGCGATCCTCGGGGCGAACCGCTCCTCGCCGAACTGGCGAAGGATGCGCACGATCTCGGCCTCGGGGTAGGTGTTCAGCACGTCGGCGGCCGTCAGGCCCTGCGAGGGGTCCATCCGCATGTCGAGCGGGGCGTCCTGGGCGTAGGAGAAGCCACGCTCCGGCTCGTCCAGCTGCAGCGAGGACACCCCGAGGTCGGCGAGGACGCCCTGCACCGGTCGGCCGACGAGCTCCTGGACCACGTCGAGGATCTCGTCGTAGACCGCATGCACCGGCGTGAACCGTGCACCGAACGGGTGCAGGCGCTCGCTCGCGAGGGCGATCGCCTCGAGGTCACGGTCCAGCCCGATGACCCGCAGGTCGTCGAAGCGGGCGAGCAGCGCCTCGGCGTGACCGCCCATCCCCAGCGTCGCATCGACGAGGACGGCTCCGGGCTCGGTGAGCGCGGGAGCGAGCAGGTCGACGCACCGCTCCAGCAGGACGGGGGTGTGCCGGCTCGCCGTCGGTCGGTCGTCGTCGTCGTCGGCCATGTCACCTCCCGACTGCTCGTCTCGGTCTGCCGCTCGTGCGGTGCTGCTGGTCGTGCTCTCTCGTGCTCTCTCGTGCTCTCGTGCTGTCCTGCGTCGTGCTGAGTTGCTGGCCGGGGGCCCTCCGCCGCCCGACCAGGTCTCCCACCGCAGCCCTCTGACGCCGGGGAAGTGCGTCAGAGCGGGCGGGGAGAGACCTCACCGTGCGGCGCGGGCCGGGCCGTGAGGCTCGGCAGCCGTGAGGTCGATCAGTCAGAACGCACCGGGAATCACCTCCTCGGCGGTATCGGCGTAGAGGCCGACCTGTTCCTCGAGGTACGTCTCCCACGACGGCGCGTCCCAGATCTCTACCCGGCTGCCGGCCCCGATCACCGCGACGTCGCGGTCGAGGCGCGCGTAGGTGCGCAGGGCGGCGGGGATGGACAGCCGGCCCTGCTTGTCGGGCACCTCGTCGTGGGCACCCGAGAGGAACACCCGCAGGTAGTCCCTCGCCTGCTTGCTGGTGACCGGGGCCTGGCGGATCTGGTCGTGCATCCGGCGGAACTCGTCGACCGGGAAGACGTACAGGCAGTGCTCCTGGCCCCGGGTCACGACGAGCCCCGATGCGAGCTGGCCGCGGAACTTCGCGGGCAGGATCAGCCGGCCCTTGTCGTCGAGGCGTGGCGTGTAGGTGCCGAGGAAGGGGTTGTACGACGGGTAGCCGGACGAGTCGTTCGCCACGTCGCCGCCTCCCCTCAGACCTGATCCGTGCTCCCGGGCGCCCACCGCTCCCCAGGTGGCCCCACATTACTCCACAATCCCCCACCGGCAAGGCCCACACACCTGCATGTCGCGGTGGGTCGATCCATCGACGCAGGTCAGGAGCGTGGATCGATGTGGAGGGAAATCGGCACCCCTGCGCCCCTGGGGCACCTCCCGGGGCACCGCTGCCGCCGCACCTCCCCGACGACTCCGCCTCAGGCGTGCTCGCCCGCCGACGGTGCAGGCACAGCCGGTGCGGCCGTGGAGCGAAGTGGAGGACGGCCACGGGAGCGACGTGCCGACCACCACGGGCGCGACGTGGCGGACAGCCCGCACGGGGTGTCCGGGGTCTGCCGGTGCGCGCCGACGCCCTCGGCGCACCCCCGGACACGCTCACCTGGGACAACGCTCCCGCACGGGCCCGCGGTCACCTACGCTCAGTCCGAGTCCGACGAAGGGGTCGACATGGTTCACGCACTACCTGCGGTCGCGGAGCTCGACGAGCTCGCCGAGACCGCCGCCCGCATCCGGGCAGCGATGGAGACAGTGATCTCGGGCCGACCGGATCTGGTGCGACTGACTGTCGCCGTGCTGCTCGCCGAGGGGCACCTCCTGCTCGAGGACGTCCCCGGGGTCGGCAAGACGACCCTCGCGAAGGCGTTGGCGCGGTCGATCGACTGCAGCGTCCGGCGGATCCAGTTCACCCCTGACCTGCTGCCGAGCGACCTGACCGGCGTGACGATCTACCGGCAGGAGCAGCACGAGTTCGAGTTCCGGCCCGGACCCGTCTTCGCCAACATCGTGATCGGCGACGAGATCAACCGGGCCTCGCCGAAGACCCAGTCGGCGCTGCTCGAGTGCATGCAGGAGGCGCAGGCGACGATCGACGGCAGCACGTATCAGCTGCCGAGACCGTTCCTCGTCGTGGCGACCCAGAACCCGATCGAGATGGAAGGCACCTACGCCCTCCCCGAGGCGCAGCGCGACCGGTTCATGGCGCGACTCAGCGTCGGCTACCCCTCACGGAGCGCCGAGGTCGAGATGCTCGAGCGGCAGGAGGTCTCCGACCCCCTCGGCCACCTGACCCCGGTGGCGACTGTCGCACGGGTCGCCCAGATGATCGACGTCGCACGGCGCCTCTACGCAGCTCCCGGCATCAAGCAGTACGTCGTGGACCTCGCCGACGCCACGCGCAACGACCCGATGCTCCGGCTCGGCGCGTCACCCCGGGCCGGCATCCAGCTGCTCCGAGCGGCCAAGGCCCTCGCCGCGATGGCCGGCCGTGACCACGTCCTGCCGGACGACATCCAGGAGCTCGCCGCACCTGTCCTGACGCACCGCCTGCTGGCGAGCACCGACGCACGGCTCTCCGGCCGCACTGTCGACGAGACCCTGGCCGCCCTGGTCGCGCGCACCCGCCTCCCGGTCTCCGGCCGCGCCGCGGCACCGGACCGGCGCGCCATCGGCTGATGAGCCCAGCCCGACACGTCCGGACGACCCAGCGCGGCACGGCGCTCGGCCTGGTCGGAGCCGCGTGCCTGCTGTCCGGCACGTTGCTCGGCGTCCGCGTGGTCGTGCAGCTCGGTGGCCTCCTGCTGCTCGCGCTGCTCGTCGGGGGTGCCTGGCTGCTGCAGGAGGCGCAGGCGCAGGAGCGCGGCGCGCTCCGGCTGATCCGCTCGGTCAACCCGCACCCGGTCGCTGTGGGCAGCCAGGCGGTCGTCCAGGTCGATCTCTCGGCCACCGGCGCCGCCCAGCGGCTCGACCGCCTGCAGATCGCCGAGCGGGCCGCGCACGAGCTCTCGGGTCCGAGCACGCTGCGCGCGCGGGTGCAGCGATCGGCAGACCGGCTCACGCTGAGGTACACCATCTCGCCCGAGCGACGCGGCCGATGGCCGATCGGCCCGCTCGAGGTGCAGCGTCGCGACCTGTTCGGCCTGGTCCAGTGGCGCGGTCCGCTCGGCGGCTCGATGCTGATCGCCGTCCGCCCGGCCGTGACGGTCCTGAGCATGTCGAACCGGGCATCCTCGACGGACGTCGACCGCGCCGCGATCGGTGCCCGCACGCCGGCCGCGGACGACTCCTCGCTGCGCGACTACCGCTCGGGCGACGACCTGCGCCGGGTCCACTGGCGCAGCAGCGCACGCCGCGGCGAGCTCATGGTGCGGCAGGACGAACGTGCCGGTCGCCGGCCCTCGAGCGTGCTGCTCGACATCCCCGGCGACGACGTGAGTGCGGAGTGGTCGATCTCGCTGGCGGCATCCATCGCGCTGGCGCTCGTCGCCTCGGGCCACCACGTCCGGATGCTCGGCGGCGACGTGCTCAACGCGAGCACCGACCACCACCGACCCGACACCGACGGCAGGGCCGTCGACGCGCTGCTCGACCATGCGGTCGACTTCAGCCTGCCGCCCAACCTCGTGACGCGCGAGGCGTGGCTGCTCGCCGCGATCGACACCCTCAGCGCCCAGGCCGGCGGGACCGAGCTGCTGTTCGCCGTCGTCGGCGACCTCGAGCCCGACCTCCTGACCGCCCTGGCCCGGGTGGGCGACGGGAGCAGCGCATGGGCCATGGTGCGCACCGGCCACGCCGGCGTCGGCGATCCGCCGAACCAGGACGAGACGCGCACCCTCGAGTCGCTGCGACGTGCCGGCTGGACGGTCTGCGCGGTCCGCCCCGGTGAGGACATCGCGGTGTGCTGGGCACGCCTGCTGGACTCCGCAGACCTGGTCGGGGTCCGGCGATGAGCGGACGCCACCCGGTCACCGGGGACGCCGTCTGGGCCGGTGCGGGCCTCGTCGCCCTCGCGACCATCACCGGCATGTGGACGATCAAGCAGCTCGTCGCGCCGGGGCCATGGGTGTGGATCGCGGGGCTGGTGGTCCTCCTGCTCGCCGGTGTCACAGCGACGCTGCGCTGGTACAGCCGGTCGGCGACGATGCCGACGGCGTGGGGTCTTGTCGCCGCCGTCGTGACCATCGCCTCGGTCTACGGCGGCCGCGGCACGACGCCGTCGATCCCGCTGCCGACCCCCGAGACGTTCGACCGACTCGTGCGACTGGCCCGCAGCGGTGTCGAGGCGATCGCCGAGGGACGGATCCTCGTCGAGCCGACGCGGGGTGTCGAGCTCCTGGTGGTCGCCGGGACGATGGCGGTGTTCCTCGTCGCGGACCTGGTCGCGCTCGGCCTCGGCCGAGGGGGCCTGAGCGGCGTCGCGCTGGCAGGGCTCTGGGTGCCGGC from Cellulomonas sp. KRMCY2 includes:
- the rsmH gene encoding 16S rRNA (cytosine(1402)-N(4))-methyltransferase RsmH, which produces MADDDDDRPTASRHTPVLLERCVDLLAPALTEPGAVLVDATLGMGGHAEALLARFDDLRVIGLDRDLEAIALASERLHPFGARFTPVHAVYDEILDVVQELVGRPVQGVLADLGVSSLQLDEPERGFSYAQDAPLDMRMDPSQGLTAADVLNTYPEAEIVRILRQFGEERFAPRIARIIVAQRATAPLSRTGELVQIVRAAIPAVARTTGGNPAKRTFQALRIEVNGELGVLERTLPAAIETLAVGGRIVVMSYQSLEDRLVKRALARGATSSAPVGLPVEPETHRPFLTLLTRGAEQADEAELAANPRSASVRLRAAQRLRPTPDHLRQHTLRRIA
- the mraZ gene encoding division/cell wall cluster transcriptional repressor MraZ, with amino-acid sequence MANDSSGYPSYNPFLGTYTPRLDDKGRLILPAKFRGQLASGLVVTRGQEHCLYVFPVDEFRRMHDQIRQAPVTSKQARDYLRVFLSGAHDEVPDKQGRLSIPAALRTYARLDRDVAVIGAGSRVEIWDAPSWETYLEEQVGLYADTAEEVIPGAF
- a CDS encoding MoxR family ATPase, whose product is MVHALPAVAELDELAETAARIRAAMETVISGRPDLVRLTVAVLLAEGHLLLEDVPGVGKTTLAKALARSIDCSVRRIQFTPDLLPSDLTGVTIYRQEQHEFEFRPGPVFANIVIGDEINRASPKTQSALLECMQEAQATIDGSTYQLPRPFLVVATQNPIEMEGTYALPEAQRDRFMARLSVGYPSRSAEVEMLERQEVSDPLGHLTPVATVARVAQMIDVARRLYAAPGIKQYVVDLADATRNDPMLRLGASPRAGIQLLRAAKALAAMAGRDHVLPDDIQELAAPVLTHRLLASTDARLSGRTVDETLAALVARTRLPVSGRAAAPDRRAIG
- a CDS encoding DUF58 domain-containing protein; this encodes MSPARHVRTTQRGTALGLVGAACLLSGTLLGVRVVVQLGGLLLLALLVGGAWLLQEAQAQERGALRLIRSVNPHPVAVGSQAVVQVDLSATGAAQRLDRLQIAERAAHELSGPSTLRARVQRSADRLTLRYTISPERRGRWPIGPLEVQRRDLFGLVQWRGPLGGSMLIAVRPAVTVLSMSNRASSTDVDRAAIGARTPAADDSSLRDYRSGDDLRRVHWRSSARRGELMVRQDERAGRRPSSVLLDIPGDDVSAEWSISLAASIALALVASGHHVRMLGGDVLNASTDHHRPDTDGRAVDALLDHAVDFSLPPNLVTREAWLLAAIDTLSAQAGGTELLFAVVGDLEPDLLTALARVGDGSSAWAMVRTGHAGVGDPPNQDETRTLESLRRAGWTVCAVRPGEDIAVCWARLLDSADLVGVRR